In Phycisphaerae bacterium, a genomic segment contains:
- a CDS encoding NAD(P) transhydrogenase subunit alpha encodes MLIMLLTIFVLAVFVGFEIITKVPPTLHTPLMSGSNAISGITIVGAVLAVHAGHPILSGVIAFLAVTLAMINVVGGYLVTHRMLRMFKKKG; translated from the coding sequence ATGCTGATCATGCTGTTGACCATTTTCGTGTTGGCCGTGTTCGTGGGCTTCGAGATCATCACCAAGGTTCCGCCGACGCTGCATACGCCGCTGATGTCGGGCTCGAACGCGATTTCGGGCATCACCATCGTGGGGGCGGTGCTGGCGGTGCATGCCGGCCATCCGATTCTCAGCGGAGTCATCGCTTTCCTGGCGGTCACCCTGGCCATGATCAACGTCGTGGGCGGCTATCTGGTAACCCATCGGATGCTGCGGATGTTCAAGAAGAAGGGGTAG
- a CDS encoding Re/Si-specific NAD(P)(+) transhydrogenase subunit alpha: MIVGVVKESFPGEQRVALVPSSVTALMKSGFEVIIETGAGLAAGYPDSQYHEKGTKVVPTRGEVFAGCDILLQVRTLGANPRAGRADLALLRRDQILIGLAEPLMAAEAIRALAESGVTLLALELMPRITRAQSMDVLSSQGSIAGYKAVLMAADTLGKVFPMMMTAAGTIQPARVLVIGAGVAGLQAIATARRLGAVVSGCDVRPAVKDQVESLGARFVALPVETAGTETKGGYAKEQTEEQLRKQRELMARVVAESDVVITTAAIPGKKAPVLLTADMVRRMQPGSVVVDLAAERGGNCELTQPDRTVVDNGVIIIGPVNPASLVPCHASQTFSNNMVQLLQHLIAKDKQVRIDTGDEITREMLVCRDGQILHPRVREAMGLTPPAGPERSDG, from the coding sequence ATGATTGTCGGTGTGGTGAAGGAAAGCTTTCCCGGCGAACAGCGAGTCGCTCTGGTGCCGTCATCCGTCACCGCTCTGATGAAGAGTGGTTTTGAGGTCATCATTGAGACGGGCGCGGGACTGGCGGCCGGTTATCCCGATTCGCAGTATCACGAAAAGGGAACCAAGGTGGTGCCGACTCGCGGCGAAGTCTTCGCAGGTTGCGACATCCTTCTTCAGGTTCGGACGCTCGGGGCAAATCCCCGGGCCGGACGGGCCGATCTGGCCTTGCTGCGGCGAGATCAAATCCTCATCGGTCTGGCCGAGCCGCTGATGGCCGCTGAGGCAATTAGAGCCTTGGCCGAAAGCGGCGTCACGCTGTTGGCGCTGGAGCTCATGCCCCGCATCACGCGGGCACAAAGCATGGACGTCCTCTCCAGCCAGGGGAGCATCGCCGGATACAAGGCGGTTCTCATGGCCGCCGACACGCTGGGAAAAGTCTTTCCCATGATGATGACCGCCGCCGGAACAATTCAGCCGGCCAGGGTTCTGGTCATCGGAGCGGGCGTGGCCGGGCTGCAGGCCATTGCGACCGCCAGGCGGCTGGGCGCCGTCGTCAGCGGGTGCGATGTTCGACCCGCCGTCAAGGACCAGGTCGAAAGTCTCGGGGCCAGGTTCGTCGCACTGCCCGTCGAGACCGCGGGGACCGAAACGAAAGGCGGGTATGCGAAGGAACAAACCGAGGAGCAGCTCCGCAAGCAGCGCGAGCTGATGGCCAGGGTCGTGGCCGAAAGTGACGTGGTGATCACGACGGCGGCGATCCCCGGTAAGAAGGCCCCCGTGTTATTGACTGCGGACATGGTCAGGAGGATGCAACCGGGTTCGGTGGTTGTGGATCTGGCCGCCGAGCGGGGCGGAAACTGCGAACTGACTCAGCCCGACCGCACGGTGGTGGACAACGGCGTGATCATCATCGGCCCCGTTAATCCCGCGTCATTGGTACCCTGCCATGCCAGCCAGACCTTCTCGAACAATATGGTCCAGTTGCTTCAGCACCTGATCGCCAAGGACAAACAGGTCCGGATCGATACCGGCGATGAAATCACCCGCGAGATGCTGGTCTGTCGCGACGGGCAGATCCTGCATCCGCGCGTCCGGGAAGCGATGGGCTTGACGCCGCCGGCCGGACCGGAAAGGAGTGATGGCTGA
- a CDS encoding DUF4954 family protein — protein sequence MSDLRILPIRTLGHGFIEEPYLPPGKDEYYLRDQQCPSRPDRYRSLRADEIEVLIRNGNTADSWDNIRVTEQFAPHRIKRCEFYGLVRIGRLEEMMLEHHDMRVPVGITDSRIIACDFGDDVAVHHVRYLAHYIIGDHCILLNIDEAHTTNHAKFGNGIVKEGESEEIRVWMDLINEAGGRRVMPFDGMTTGDAYLWSRYRDRPALMTRFAEITQRMFDTHRGIYGTIGKDCVIKNTGIIKDVKIGDCCYIKGANKLKNLTINSTEAEPTQIGEGVEMVNGIVMPGCHVFYGCKAVRFIMGYNSNLKYGARLIHSYLGDNSTVSCCEILNNLVFPAHEQHHNNSFLIASLVMGQSNIAAGATIGSNHNSRAPDGEVHAERGFWPGLCVSVKHNCRFASFTLLARGDYPAEMDIRLPFCLVSNDPGGDRLRITPAWWWRHNMYALARNTWKFRARDKRKCKCQHIEFDYLAPDTAEEIFTALRLLEMWVAKAALPSRGESAEHMSPDALAETGRRLLVESPDEVDRLEVLAEGAEKSSRKVVILKPRQGYLAYRDMLHYYGVRNLVDYLMADPQATLASAAEALAGPQWRNWVNVGGQIVRADDLETLLSGIEQGLHQTWHAIHRVFDSWWAKYPLDKQQHAFACLTTLLGSNSPSKDQWDAALDRAVEIQHYIADAVFSSRKKDDEDPFRRMVYRTPEEMTAVLGRAEDNSFVRQVREDTHAFISRIEEIRRRG from the coding sequence ATGAGCGATCTTCGCATCCTTCCGATCCGGACACTGGGACACGGTTTCATCGAGGAACCCTACCTGCCGCCGGGCAAAGATGAGTATTACCTGCGCGATCAGCAGTGCCCGAGTCGGCCGGACCGGTATCGAAGCCTCCGGGCCGACGAGATCGAGGTGCTGATTCGCAACGGCAATACGGCCGACAGTTGGGACAACATCCGTGTCACCGAGCAGTTCGCGCCGCACCGGATCAAGCGGTGCGAGTTTTACGGGCTGGTGCGAATCGGGCGGCTTGAGGAAATGATGCTCGAACATCACGACATGCGCGTGCCCGTGGGAATAACCGACAGCCGCATCATCGCCTGCGATTTCGGCGATGACGTTGCCGTCCATCACGTGCGGTACCTGGCCCATTACATCATCGGCGACCACTGCATTCTGTTGAACATTGACGAGGCCCACACCACCAATCACGCCAAGTTCGGCAACGGGATTGTCAAGGAAGGAGAATCGGAAGAGATCCGGGTCTGGATGGACCTGATCAACGAGGCCGGAGGCCGCCGCGTGATGCCCTTCGATGGCATGACGACCGGCGATGCGTACTTGTGGTCCCGTTACCGCGACCGACCCGCGCTGATGACCCGCTTTGCCGAGATCACCCAGCGCATGTTCGACACGCACCGGGGTATCTACGGAACGATCGGCAAGGACTGCGTCATCAAGAACACCGGGATCATCAAGGACGTTAAGATCGGCGACTGCTGCTATATCAAGGGGGCCAACAAACTCAAGAACCTGACCATCAACTCGACCGAAGCGGAGCCGACTCAGATCGGTGAGGGTGTCGAGATGGTCAACGGCATTGTGATGCCGGGTTGCCACGTCTTTTACGGGTGTAAGGCGGTCAGGTTCATCATGGGCTACAATAGCAACCTGAAATACGGCGCCCGGCTCATCCACTCCTATCTGGGAGACAACTCGACGGTTTCCTGCTGCGAGATCCTCAACAACCTCGTGTTTCCCGCACATGAACAGCACCACAACAACTCGTTTCTCATTGCCTCGCTGGTCATGGGACAAAGCAATATCGCGGCGGGCGCCACCATCGGGTCGAATCACAACAGCCGGGCGCCCGACGGCGAGGTTCATGCCGAACGCGGCTTCTGGCCGGGGCTTTGCGTCAGCGTCAAGCACAACTGCCGGTTCGCTTCGTTCACGCTGCTGGCTCGCGGCGATTACCCCGCCGAAATGGACATTCGCCTCCCCTTCTGCCTGGTGAGCAACGACCCGGGCGGCGACCGGCTGCGGATCACGCCGGCGTGGTGGTGGCGGCATAATATGTACGCTTTGGCCCGCAACACGTGGAAGTTCAGAGCTCGCGACAAGCGTAAGTGCAAATGCCAGCACATCGAGTTCGACTATCTGGCCCCCGACACCGCCGAAGAGATCTTCACGGCCTTGAGGCTGCTGGAGATGTGGGTGGCCAAGGCCGCGTTGCCAAGCCGGGGCGAATCCGCCGAACACATGTCGCCGGACGCACTCGCCGAGACGGGGCGGCGGTTGCTCGTGGAATCGCCCGACGAGGTCGACAGGCTTGAGGTTCTGGCCGAAGGAGCCGAGAAATCCTCGCGGAAGGTCGTTATCCTGAAACCTCGCCAGGGTTACCTGGCCTACCGGGACATGCTTCACTATTACGGTGTGCGAAACCTGGTCGACTACCTGATGGCCGATCCACAGGCGACCCTGGCGTCGGCGGCCGAGGCACTGGCCGGCCCGCAGTGGCGGAACTGGGTGAACGTCGGAGGGCAGATCGTCCGGGCGGATGATCTGGAAACCCTCCTTTCCGGAATCGAGCAGGGGCTCCACCAGACATGGCACGCCATCCACCGGGTGTTTGACAGTTGGTGGGCCAAGTACCCGCTGGATAAGCAGCAACATGCCTTCGCCTGCCTGACCACCTTGTTGGGGAGCAACTCACCGTCGAAGGACCAGTGGGACGCTGCACTGGACCGCGCGGTCGAGATTCAGCACTACATTGCCGACGCGGTTTTCAGCTCCCGCAAGAAGGACGACGAAGACCCCTTCCGCCGAATGGTCTACCGGACGCCGGAGGAAATGACGGCGGTCCTGGGCCGGGCCGAGGATAACAGCTTCGTCAGACAGGTGCGCGAGGATACGCACGCATTCATTTCCCGAATCGAAGAGATCCGCCGGCGGGGATAA
- a CDS encoding glycosyltransferase family 39 protein produces MTDLATLIILAAGCAAWWATCPCDVSSRRKAALAAIPPAGMLIVRAVGGAGLALDLASVGMVVLVGLLAGYWLVVRREWPKGAMVLALAAVTAAGTFWRQEVMEQVRANPLQPDVRHFQQQAQRTFNPYAAGLKSPLWSAMHAPLLRLAANPDHAMRFWSWVFGVAMLPIVGLVIGRLFDPVVGVVVAGLLAADSYLANLCCEGLREEMGLCLWMAVLLLLFEGDSRSWKRVVLAGAAGGVLIWLRNVELVPLAALPAWAAISRRWTLLQAAVALLLSLLIVLPFYVNQYRTYGNALAMEQREARGLVNLEFLGQSVPADVAMPTAEQVAADPFAGEPVSPAKYLFGMRSPRDLVSRQLRGLYHVLAGRSFEYGYSRWTALACGAGLVATVLSRRHRFVIVMVLFSLLGLRAHMVSLGHVDLRLLLPVMVMWLTAGTWFAALLVRLGGRRWLTMKAEG; encoded by the coding sequence GTGACGGATCTGGCAACACTCATCATTCTGGCTGCGGGCTGCGCGGCATGGTGGGCAACCTGTCCATGTGACGTCTCGTCGCGTCGGAAAGCCGCTCTTGCGGCCATCCCGCCGGCGGGCATGCTGATTGTCCGGGCGGTTGGGGGTGCGGGTCTAGCCCTTGATCTGGCATCCGTGGGAATGGTGGTGCTGGTCGGCCTGCTCGCGGGGTACTGGTTGGTGGTGCGTCGAGAATGGCCAAAGGGGGCGATGGTTCTGGCCCTGGCCGCCGTGACGGCCGCCGGCACCTTCTGGCGCCAGGAGGTCATGGAGCAGGTTCGGGCCAATCCGTTGCAGCCCGATGTGCGGCATTTCCAGCAGCAGGCACAACGGACTTTCAATCCCTACGCCGCAGGTCTGAAATCGCCGTTGTGGTCGGCGATGCACGCTCCACTCCTGCGGCTCGCGGCCAACCCCGACCACGCCATGCGTTTCTGGAGCTGGGTCTTCGGGGTGGCCATGTTGCCTATCGTGGGGCTGGTCATCGGCCGCCTGTTCGATCCGGTGGTCGGGGTGGTGGTGGCCGGTTTGTTGGCTGCCGATTCATACCTGGCAAACCTTTGTTGCGAAGGGCTGCGCGAGGAGATGGGTCTGTGCCTATGGATGGCGGTGCTGTTACTGCTGTTCGAGGGGGATAGCCGCTCGTGGAAACGCGTGGTGCTTGCGGGAGCAGCGGGGGGGGTTCTGATCTGGTTGCGCAACGTGGAATTGGTTCCGCTGGCGGCTTTGCCGGCATGGGCGGCCATCTCACGACGATGGACGCTCCTGCAGGCTGCGGTAGCTCTGCTCCTGTCTTTGCTGATCGTGCTCCCGTTCTACGTCAACCAGTATCGAACTTACGGGAACGCGCTGGCGATGGAACAGCGGGAGGCACGCGGACTGGTTAACCTCGAGTTTCTAGGGCAGTCGGTGCCCGCCGATGTTGCGATGCCGACGGCCGAGCAGGTCGCAGCGGATCCCTTCGCAGGCGAACCGGTCTCACCTGCCAAGTACCTTTTCGGCATGCGGAGCCCACGTGATCTCGTCAGCCGGCAGTTGCGGGGTCTGTATCATGTGTTGGCGGGACGTTCGTTTGAATACGGTTACTCACGCTGGACGGCCCTGGCTTGCGGGGCGGGACTGGTGGCGACGGTTTTGTCCCGCCGTCATCGATTTGTCATCGTGATGGTCCTGTTCAGCCTGCTGGGGCTTCGGGCACACATGGTTTCCCTGGGGCACGTGGACCTGAGGTTGCTGCTGCCGGTGATGGTGATGTGGCTCACGGCCGGGACGTGGTTCGCGGCGTTGCTGGTCCGCCTCGGGGGACGGCGATGGCTGACCATGAAGGCTGAAGGATGA
- the nagB gene encoding glucosamine-6-phosphate deaminase has product MEVVICPTHDDLSIRAARIVAELLRAKPDAVLGLPIGSTPIGLYRELVRMHREEGLSFARARAFTPIEYVGLGPEHPQSSHRFMRQYLFDHVDMCPDKVYAPSGLALDLDAHCLFYEQQIADCGGIDLQILGIGTDGHIAFNEPGSSFDSRTRRVALARQTIDDNARFFPSRQHVPLMAVSLGIATILEARRILLLASGPNKAAILAAAVEGIVNEMCPASALQLHEHVTVLADESAASRLTLSAGQGR; this is encoded by the coding sequence ATGGAAGTCGTCATCTGTCCGACCCACGACGATCTCAGTATCCGCGCAGCCCGGATCGTCGCCGAATTGCTTCGTGCCAAGCCCGATGCCGTTCTCGGCCTGCCGATCGGTTCAACACCGATCGGTCTCTACCGTGAACTGGTCCGAATGCATCGCGAAGAGGGCCTCAGTTTCGCCCGGGCGCGGGCCTTTACCCCGATCGAATACGTCGGCCTGGGCCCCGAGCATCCCCAGAGCAGCCATCGCTTCATGCGCCAGTATCTGTTCGATCACGTAGACATGTGCCCCGACAAGGTCTACGCCCCTTCGGGTCTGGCGTTGGACCTGGATGCTCACTGTCTTTTCTACGAGCAGCAGATTGCCGACTGCGGTGGGATTGATCTTCAAATTCTGGGCATCGGCACCGACGGCCACATCGCGTTCAATGAGCCCGGCAGCTCATTCGATTCCCGCACCCGGCGGGTGGCCCTGGCCCGCCAGACGATCGACGACAACGCCCGCTTCTTCCCGAGCCGCCAGCACGTGCCGCTGATGGCGGTTTCACTTGGGATCGCCACTATTCTTGAGGCCCGCCGGATCTTGCTGCTGGCCAGCGGCCCGAACAAGGCGGCGATTCTGGCGGCGGCCGTCGAGGGCATCGTCAATGAGATGTGTCCGGCCAGCGCCCTGCAGCTTCACGAACACGTCACCGTCCTGGCCGACGAATCGGCGGCCTCGCGGTTGACCCTTTCGGCCGGGCAAGGACGGTGA